The following coding sequences lie in one Klebsiella huaxiensis genomic window:
- the rbsB gene encoding ribose ABC transporter substrate-binding protein RbsB: MNMKKLATLVSAVALSATVSANAMAKDTIALVISTLNNPFFVSLKDGAQKEADKLGYNLVVLDSQNNPAKELANVQDLTVRGAKLLLINPTDSDAVGNAVKLANQAKIPVITLDRQASKGEVVSHIASDNVLGGKMAGDYIAKKVGESAKIIELQGIAGTSAARERGEGFQQAVTAHKFNVLASQPADFDRTKGLNVMQNLLTAHPDVQAVFAQNDEMALGALRALQTAGKSDVMVVGFDGTPDGEKAVNSGKLAATVAQLPEQIGVKGVETADKVLKGEKVDTSYPVELKLVIKQ, encoded by the coding sequence ATCGCTCTGGTTATCTCTACGCTTAACAACCCGTTCTTTGTCTCTTTAAAGGATGGCGCGCAAAAAGAAGCGGACAAACTCGGCTATAACCTGGTAGTGCTGGATTCGCAGAACAATCCGGCGAAAGAACTGGCTAACGTTCAGGACTTAACCGTTCGCGGAGCCAAACTGCTGCTGATCAACCCAACCGACTCTGATGCAGTAGGTAATGCTGTGAAGCTGGCGAATCAGGCGAAAATTCCGGTTATTACCCTCGACCGCCAGGCCTCAAAAGGCGAAGTGGTAAGCCATATTGCTTCTGATAACGTTCTGGGCGGCAAGATGGCCGGTGACTATATTGCCAAGAAAGTCGGCGAAAGCGCGAAGATCATTGAACTACAGGGAATTGCAGGGACGTCTGCAGCACGTGAGCGTGGCGAAGGTTTTCAACAAGCCGTTACGGCGCATAAATTTAACGTACTGGCTAGCCAGCCGGCAGATTTCGACCGCACGAAGGGCCTGAACGTCATGCAGAACCTGCTGACGGCGCATCCTGATGTGCAGGCTGTATTTGCCCAGAACGATGAAATGGCGCTAGGTGCGCTGCGCGCTCTGCAAACTGCTGGTAAATCTGATGTGATGGTGGTTGGATTTGACGGCACTCCGGATGGCGAAAAAGCAGTAAACAGTGGCAAACTGGCTGCGACCGTCGCCCAGCTTCCGGAGCAGATCGGTGTGAAAGGCGTTGAGACCGCTGATAAAGTGCTGAAGGGCGAAAAAGTGGATACCAGCTATCCGGTTGAGTTGAAACTGGTCATTAAGCAATAA
- the rbsK gene encoding ribokinase, translating into MMKTAGKLVVLGSINADHILNLDSFPTPGETVTGHHYQVAFGGKGANQAVAAGRSGANISFIACTGDDDIGERVRRQLESDNIDVAPVRAVAGESTGVALIFVNAEGENTIGIHAGANAALSVTQVEAEKERIASAQALLMQLESPLESVLAAAKIAHQSQTAVILNPAPARELPDELLALVDIITPNETEAEKLTGVRVENDDDAAKAANVLHDKGIGTVIITLGSRGVWASLKGNGHRVPGFKVQAVDTIAAGDTFNGALVTALLEGMVLAEAIRFAHAAAAIAVTRKGAQPSVPWRKEIDEFLRQQG; encoded by the coding sequence ATTATGAAAACCGCAGGCAAACTTGTCGTCCTTGGTAGTATCAATGCCGATCACATCCTTAACCTCGACTCCTTTCCTACCCCTGGTGAAACCGTCACCGGTCATCACTATCAGGTCGCTTTCGGCGGTAAAGGCGCAAATCAGGCCGTTGCTGCCGGGCGCAGCGGGGCAAATATCTCTTTTATCGCCTGTACCGGTGATGACGATATTGGTGAACGCGTTCGTCGCCAGTTGGAAAGCGATAATATCGACGTTGCGCCGGTAAGGGCTGTTGCCGGGGAATCAACCGGCGTGGCGCTGATTTTTGTGAACGCTGAAGGTGAGAATACTATTGGTATTCATGCTGGAGCTAACGCCGCCCTTTCCGTTACGCAGGTTGAAGCTGAAAAAGAGCGTATCGCCAGCGCGCAGGCGCTACTAATGCAGCTGGAATCACCGTTGGAAAGCGTACTGGCGGCGGCGAAAATTGCTCACCAGAGTCAAACTGCAGTGATACTCAATCCTGCTCCAGCACGAGAGTTGCCGGATGAACTGTTAGCGCTGGTGGATATCATTACCCCGAACGAAACCGAAGCGGAAAAACTGACCGGCGTTCGAGTGGAAAATGACGATGATGCGGCAAAAGCAGCTAATGTGCTCCATGATAAAGGTATTGGTACGGTGATCATTACCCTCGGCAGCCGTGGTGTTTGGGCTAGTCTCAAAGGCAACGGTCATCGTGTTCCCGGCTTTAAAGTCCAGGCTGTTGACACCATTGCCGCTGGCGATACCTTTAATGGCGCGCTGGTGACTGCGCTCCTTGAAGGTATGGTACTGGCTGAGGCTATTCGTTTTGCCCATGCCGCCGCGGCTATTGCCGTTACGCGTAAAGGTGCCCAGCCCTCCGTGCCATGGCGAAAAGAAATAGACGAATTTTTACGTCAACAGGGGTAA
- the rbsR gene encoding ribose operon transcriptional repressor RbsR: protein MATMKDVARIAGVSTSTVSHVINKDRFVSEAITAKVDAAIKSLNYAPSALARSLKLNQTRTIGMLITASTNPFYSELVRGVERSCFERGYSLVLCNTEGDEQRMNRNLETLMQKRVDGLLLLCTETHQPSPEIMQRYPSVPTVMMDWAPFDGDSDLIQDNSLLGGDIATQYLIDQGHTRIACIAGPLDKTPSRLRLEGYHAAMARAGLAVPEGYVISSDFEFGGGFSAMEKLLVLPKLPQAVFVGNDAMAVGAYQALYQSGLRIPQDMALVGYDDIELARYMTPPLTTIHQPKDELGELAIDVLIHRMADPGQKQQRVQLTPELVVRGSA from the coding sequence TTGGCCACCATGAAGGATGTAGCCCGCATAGCGGGCGTTTCCACTTCGACGGTTTCTCATGTCATCAACAAGGATCGCTTCGTTAGCGAAGCCATTACCGCTAAAGTCGACGCCGCGATTAAGAGCCTGAATTACGCGCCATCTGCACTGGCGCGTAGCCTTAAATTAAACCAAACCCGTACTATTGGCATGCTCATTACCGCCAGTACCAATCCGTTTTACTCGGAGCTGGTACGTGGCGTGGAGCGTAGCTGTTTTGAACGCGGTTATAGCCTGGTGCTGTGTAACACCGAAGGCGATGAACAGCGAATGAACCGTAATCTGGAGACGCTGATGCAAAAGCGCGTCGATGGTTTGCTGCTGCTGTGTACTGAAACTCACCAGCCTTCGCCGGAGATCATGCAGCGCTACCCTTCCGTACCGACTGTGATGATGGACTGGGCACCGTTCGATGGCGATAGTGACCTGATCCAGGATAACTCTTTGTTGGGGGGCGATATAGCGACGCAGTACCTCATCGATCAAGGCCATACGCGGATTGCCTGCATCGCGGGCCCGCTGGATAAAACCCCTTCGCGACTGCGTCTTGAGGGATATCATGCTGCAATGGCTCGTGCCGGGCTGGCAGTACCTGAAGGATACGTTATTAGCAGCGATTTTGAGTTTGGTGGCGGATTTAGCGCAATGGAAAAGCTGTTAGTACTCCCCAAGCTGCCGCAGGCGGTGTTTGTCGGTAACGACGCGATGGCGGTTGGTGCTTATCAGGCGCTTTATCAGAGTGGATTGCGCATTCCTCAGGATATGGCGTTGGTGGGGTATGACGACATTGAGCTGGCTCGCTATATGACGCCGCCGCTGACGACTATCCATCAGCCGAAAGATGAGCTGGGCGAGCTGGCCATTGATGTACTCATCCACCGAATGGCTGATCCAGGACAAAAACAACAACGCGTTCAGCTGACTCCAGAACTGGTCGTGCGTGGCTCTGCTTAA